From a single Vibrio toranzoniae genomic region:
- the rnd gene encoding ribonuclease D — MDYQIITQLKDLERVCQQARQADVVMLDTEFVRTRTYYPQLGLIQLFDGETLSLIDPIALDDMTPFVTLIKDASVLKVLHACGEDLEVFQNAFGCTPTPMVDTQIMAAFLGHGLSTGFAALVSEFVGVDLDKSESRTDWLARPLSQKQLDYAAADVHYLMPMYNKLLEKVMEAGWWEAAQQESDLQVAKRIRKVNPDTAYLDIKGAWQLKPKQLAILRPLATWRLKEAIKRDLALNFVFKEQDLWAVARFAMKDPKHMEQEGFDYRSVRRHGAKISSIVKLAEHTPEEEYPAPVERLMDYPGYKQIFKVLKDEVKTASQHSGLATEFLASKKQLNQVLSWVWKHDRNPEKLPDVMQGWRLDVIGEKLSKAIK; from the coding sequence GTGGATTACCAAATCATTACCCAATTGAAAGACCTTGAACGAGTTTGCCAACAAGCACGTCAAGCTGATGTTGTTATGCTTGATACGGAGTTTGTTCGTACAAGAACCTATTACCCTCAATTAGGCTTGATTCAGTTATTTGATGGTGAAACGCTATCATTGATTGACCCTATTGCTCTTGATGACATGACACCGTTTGTCACACTAATAAAAGATGCATCAGTGTTGAAAGTGCTGCACGCGTGTGGCGAAGATTTGGAAGTGTTCCAGAATGCATTTGGCTGTACACCAACACCAATGGTTGATACGCAGATCATGGCGGCTTTCTTAGGTCATGGTTTATCAACGGGCTTTGCTGCTTTAGTTTCAGAGTTCGTGGGAGTAGACCTAGACAAGAGTGAATCTCGCACAGACTGGCTGGCTCGTCCGCTTTCTCAAAAGCAATTGGACTACGCAGCGGCAGACGTGCATTACCTAATGCCAATGTACAATAAGCTTCTAGAAAAAGTGATGGAAGCTGGCTGGTGGGAAGCGGCTCAACAAGAGTCTGACTTACAAGTTGCCAAGCGCATCCGTAAAGTCAACCCAGACACTGCCTACCTTGATATTAAAGGTGCATGGCAGCTGAAACCTAAGCAGCTAGCGATTTTGAGACCGTTAGCCACTTGGCGTTTAAAAGAAGCGATTAAGCGTGATTTAGCGTTGAACTTTGTTTTCAAAGAACAAGATTTGTGGGCAGTGGCGCGATTCGCGATGAAAGATCCTAAGCACATGGAGCAAGAAGGTTTTGATTACCGCTCTGTACGCCGTCATGGCGCAAAGATTAGCTCAATCGTTAAGTTGGCTGAACACACGCCAGAAGAAGAATATCCAGCGCCAGTAGAACGTCTAATGGATTACCCGGGTTACAAACAAATCTTCAAAGTGTTGAAAGATGAAGTGAAAACGGCGTCACAACACAGTGGTTTAGCGACAGAGTTCTTGGCATCGAAGAAGCAACTTAACCAAGTGTTAAGTTGGGTTTGGAAGCACGATCGCAACCCAGAGAAGCTACCTGATGTGATGCAAGGTTGGCGTTTAGATGTGATTGGCGAGAAGCTGAGTAAAGCGATCAAATAA
- the minE gene encoding cell division topological specificity factor MinE: protein MSLLEFFRPQKKTTANLAKERLQIIVAERRSHDDPAPSYLPELKEDILKVIAKYVEVDPSMVDLTFEHKDDDISVLELNVKLPEEDR, encoded by the coding sequence ATGTCACTATTAGAGTTTTTTAGACCACAGAAAAAGACAACCGCAAACCTAGCCAAAGAGCGTTTGCAGATCATTGTTGCTGAACGACGCAGCCATGACGATCCAGCACCATCATATTTACCAGAGCTAAAAGAAGATATTCTTAAGGTTATCGCTAAGTATGTTGAAGTCGATCCATCAATGGTTGATTTGACTTTCGAACACAAAGATGACGACATTTCAGTCTTAGAGCTGAACGTTAAGCTGCCAGAAGAAGATCGATAA
- the minD gene encoding septum site-determining protein MinD, with product MARIIVVTSGKGGVGKTTSSAAIASGLALKGKKTAVIDFDIGLRNLDLIMGCERRVVYDFVNVINGEATLNQAMIKDKRTDNLFILPASQTRDKDALTKDGVRRIFDELDEMGFDFIICDSPAGIEQGALMALYFADEAIVTTNPEVSSVRDSDRILGILDSKSRRSEDGLEPVKTHLLLTRYNPARVTQGEMLGVEDVEEILHISLLGVIPESQAVLNASNKGVPVIFDEATDAGMAYNDTVERLLGSQVDFRFLTEQKKGIFKRLFGG from the coding sequence ATGGCACGCATTATCGTTGTAACGTCAGGTAAAGGCGGGGTAGGCAAAACGACCTCCAGTGCAGCTATAGCCTCAGGCCTGGCTTTAAAAGGAAAAAAAACCGCAGTTATCGACTTTGATATCGGCCTGCGTAACCTAGATTTAATTATGGGTTGTGAGCGTCGTGTTGTGTACGATTTCGTCAACGTTATCAATGGTGAAGCAACGCTAAATCAAGCGATGATCAAAGATAAACGCACAGACAACTTGTTCATTCTTCCTGCTTCTCAAACTCGCGATAAAGATGCACTCACTAAAGACGGTGTTCGCCGTATATTTGATGAACTTGATGAAATGGGCTTTGATTTCATCATCTGTGACTCTCCAGCAGGTATCGAGCAAGGCGCTCTGATGGCACTGTACTTTGCTGATGAAGCGATTGTAACCACTAACCCTGAAGTCTCTTCTGTCCGTGACTCAGACCGTATTCTCGGGATTCTGGATTCTAAATCTCGCCGTTCTGAAGATGGCTTGGAGCCAGTAAAAACCCACCTTTTACTCACTCGCTACAACCCTGCTCGCGTTACTCAAGGAGAAATGCTGGGCGTGGAAGATGTAGAAGAAATCCTACACATCTCTCTACTGGGGGTGATTCCAGAGAGCCAAGCGGTACTGAACGCATCGAACAAAGGTGTTCCAGTTATCTTTGATGAAGCAACCGATGCTGGTATGGCTTACAATGATACTGTAGAACGCCTACTGGGTAGCCAAGTTGACTTCCGTTTCTTAACGGAGCAGAAGAAAGGCATCTTCAAACGACTATTCGGAGGCTAA
- the minC gene encoding septum site-determining protein MinC: MSSNPDLKGSSFTLSVLHLSDDQVENAVSFLQEKVNQAPTFFAAAPVVINISKVVGDIDFVQLKKGISQAGMIPVGVAGCSDRRTQNLAKEAGFAVMTASKSPSQAPAEMAPIKVVRTPIRSGQQVYAKDSDLLILNHVSAGAEVIADGSIHIHGTLRGRAIAGASGQTEAKIICNDLQAELVSIAGNYWLSDQIESEYWQKKTMFSMANDVLHVDVLAI, encoded by the coding sequence ATGTCTAGTAACCCAGATCTAAAAGGTAGTAGTTTCACGCTATCTGTTTTGCACTTATCCGATGATCAAGTCGAAAATGCAGTGTCTTTTCTTCAAGAGAAGGTAAACCAAGCACCCACTTTTTTCGCTGCTGCACCTGTTGTCATCAACATTAGTAAAGTGGTTGGCGATATCGATTTTGTGCAACTGAAAAAGGGGATCTCTCAAGCGGGGATGATCCCAGTTGGTGTGGCAGGCTGTTCAGATAGGCGAACCCAAAACCTAGCGAAAGAAGCGGGTTTTGCAGTCATGACAGCCAGTAAGTCTCCATCTCAAGCACCAGCCGAAATGGCACCGATTAAAGTGGTGAGAACCCCTATTCGTTCAGGTCAGCAGGTTTATGCTAAAGATAGTGACCTGTTAATACTCAATCATGTAAGTGCAGGCGCCGAAGTCATAGCCGATGGCAGCATTCATATTCATGGCACGCTACGCGGCCGCGCGATTGCAGGAGCCAGTGGTCAAACTGAAGCAAAAATAATTTGTAATGATTTACAAGCCGAGTTGGTTTCCATTGCTGGAAATTACTGGCTCAGCGATCAAATTGAAAGCGAGTACTGGCAGAAAAAAACCATGTTCAGTATGGCAAACGATGTATTACACGTTGATGTCCTCGCAATATAA
- a CDS encoding YcgL domain-containing protein, producing the protein MLCSIYKSSKKEGTYLYIPKKDDFSQVPDALMQMFGKPSFVMVIKMDGRKLAQVNIEKVKESLNTDGFFLQVPPPPVNELERHKERKAQQKVQDEE; encoded by the coding sequence ATGCTGTGTTCTATATATAAAAGTTCAAAGAAAGAAGGAACATACCTTTATATCCCTAAGAAGGATGATTTTTCACAAGTTCCTGACGCATTGATGCAAATGTTTGGTAAACCTAGCTTTGTAATGGTAATTAAAATGGATGGCCGTAAACTGGCTCAAGTGAACATCGAAAAAGTGAAAGAATCACTGAATACCGATGGTTTCTTTTTGCAAGTTCCGCCCCCACCAGTTAACGAACTTGAACGTCACAAAGAGCGTAAAGCTCAACAAAAAGTTCAAGACGAAGAGTGA
- a CDS encoding lytic murein transglycosylase — protein MSKFSKSILVVSALLLGNSLTISSVQAEELSFEQYVEKLKQQGREEGISEAIIDEAFDGVTFKPRAVKADKNQPEKKLTLDEYIPRAVPDWKVKQARSLYKKHYTALKRIGDEYGVQPRFIVALWGVESNFGKFTGNYSVIDALTTMAYEGRREAFFRSEAMAALKILDQGHIAPKEMKGSWAGAMGQPQFMPSSFLAFAADGNGDGKKDIWGTEEDVFASAANYLSQSGWDDKYTWGRQVHVPSTVSIDLQGRTEDKAKYLKEWSELGIKRYDDRPLPTLDEDIKAWLIMPDDEAGRSYLIYNNYNVLMKWNRSYYFALAVSHLADRIKFD, from the coding sequence TTGAGTAAATTTTCGAAAAGCATATTGGTTGTGTCGGCATTACTATTGGGTAATAGCTTGACCATAAGTTCCGTACAAGCTGAAGAACTGAGCTTCGAACAATATGTAGAAAAACTAAAGCAACAAGGCCGTGAAGAAGGCATTTCTGAAGCGATCATTGATGAAGCCTTTGATGGTGTCACGTTTAAGCCAAGAGCGGTGAAAGCCGACAAAAATCAACCTGAGAAGAAGCTGACTCTGGATGAATACATTCCACGAGCAGTACCCGATTGGAAAGTGAAGCAAGCCAGATCACTTTATAAGAAGCATTACACAGCGTTAAAGCGCATTGGTGATGAATATGGTGTTCAACCGAGATTTATTGTCGCGCTATGGGGCGTTGAGAGTAATTTTGGTAAGTTCACGGGTAATTACAGTGTTATTGATGCGCTAACGACCATGGCTTACGAAGGGCGCAGAGAAGCGTTTTTCCGTAGCGAAGCAATGGCGGCATTGAAGATTCTTGATCAAGGCCATATTGCACCAAAAGAGATGAAAGGCTCTTGGGCTGGTGCCATGGGTCAGCCTCAGTTTATGCCAAGCTCATTCTTAGCGTTTGCCGCTGATGGTAACGGTGATGGTAAGAAAGATATCTGGGGGACTGAAGAAGATGTGTTTGCTTCGGCAGCCAATTACCTTAGCCAATCCGGTTGGGATGATAAGTACACTTGGGGCCGCCAGGTTCACGTACCGTCAACCGTGTCTATTGATTTGCAAGGCCGAACTGAAGACAAAGCGAAGTACTTAAAAGAGTGGTCTGAACTCGGTATTAAGCGTTATGACGATCGCCCATTGCCAACGCTTGATGAAGACATTAAAGCTTGGTTGATTATGCCGGACGACGAAGCGGGTCGTTCGTACCTCATTTACAACAACTACAATGTGTTAATGAAGTGGAATCGTTCTTACTACTTTGCTTTGGCAGTTAGCCACCTAGCAGACAGAATTAAGTTTGATTAA
- a CDS encoding LysR family transcriptional regulator — MVIFHALIKYEGFTSAAKSLNVSVSHISKQVALLEDSIGIKLVQRTTRSLTLTEAGEVFYQHCEQLFNTVKAAQMDMDSQREDISGILRVGLSQSFGTLHIIPAIDLLRQLYPQLRIEVHLFDYKVDMIEERLDLWITNNEDLPEGYIAQRLADSQFVVAASPDYLIKAGTPHTPSDLIDHNCLIYRSRERDYTSWAFDNGQENLSVKVAGDYSVDLAEAVRDAAVAGWGVAYLATYLVKEEFRTGKLIQVLPEWRASQLMPFYAVYPSRKNMPKKLSAVIEFIKDHIGSPTYWDKNLQTCVELHH; from the coding sequence ATGGTGATATTCCATGCGTTAATTAAGTATGAAGGCTTTACCAGTGCTGCAAAAAGCTTGAACGTTTCCGTGTCTCACATCAGTAAACAAGTTGCTTTGCTTGAAGACTCAATCGGCATCAAGTTGGTACAACGAACCACACGTAGTCTAACGTTGACCGAAGCGGGGGAGGTGTTCTATCAGCATTGTGAGCAACTGTTTAACACGGTAAAAGCAGCACAAATGGATATGGACAGCCAGCGTGAGGATATCTCTGGAATATTGCGCGTGGGGTTGTCACAGTCATTTGGTACCTTGCATATCATTCCGGCGATTGATCTGCTCAGACAGCTTTATCCTCAGCTGAGAATCGAGGTGCACTTGTTCGACTACAAGGTGGACATGATTGAAGAGCGTTTGGACCTTTGGATTACCAACAATGAAGACCTACCAGAAGGTTACATTGCGCAGCGCCTAGCAGACAGTCAGTTCGTGGTGGCAGCATCGCCCGATTATCTGATTAAGGCAGGGACTCCTCATACACCTTCTGATTTGATTGACCATAACTGTCTGATCTATCGCAGCCGAGAACGAGATTACACATCGTGGGCCTTTGATAACGGGCAAGAGAACCTTAGCGTTAAAGTTGCTGGTGATTACTCGGTCGATTTAGCCGAGGCTGTACGAGACGCAGCGGTAGCTGGGTGGGGCGTTGCTTATTTGGCAACCTACTTAGTCAAAGAAGAGTTTCGAACCGGTAAGCTAATCCAAGTATTACCAGAATGGCGAGCGAGTCAGTTGATGCCATTTTATGCCGTGTACCCGAGCCGAAAGAATATGCCGAAGAAGCTTTCAGCTGTAATTGAGTTCATCAAAGATCATATTGGGTCACCAACGTACTGGGACAAAAACCTCCAAACTTGCGTTGAACTGCATCACTAA
- a CDS encoding NupC/NupG family nucleoside CNT transporter: MASLLGIITILVAAWLLSTDRKNIPLRTVSLAFLLQISFALLVLYVPMGKEALNAATGAVSSLINYGQEGINFLFGGLTNNGFVFAINVLGIIIFFSALISGLYHIGFMPKVINLIGGALQKFLGTGRAESLSATANIFVGMIEAPLVVKPYLKHMTDSQLFAVMVCGLASVAGGTLVGYASLGVDLNYLIAAAFMSAPAGLLMAKILVPGSPDDAQENIESDVEIPRATNVVEAMADGAMSGLRIAVAVGATLLAFISVIAMLNGLLGIVGGWFGVNLSFELILGYVFAPVAWLIGVPWSEAVVAGSLIGNKIVVNEFVAFIQLMDAKEALSEHSQAIVTFALCGFANISTMAILIGGLGSLVPERRSFISQYGFKAICAGVFANLMSAAIAGVVLSL; this comes from the coding sequence ATGGCTTCCCTACTTGGAATTATCACTATTTTAGTTGCCGCTTGGTTACTATCTACGGACAGAAAAAATATTCCACTAAGAACAGTCTCTTTGGCTTTCTTATTACAAATCTCATTCGCGCTATTGGTTCTGTATGTACCAATGGGTAAAGAAGCGTTGAATGCAGCCACGGGTGCGGTATCTAGCTTGATCAACTACGGTCAAGAGGGGATTAATTTCTTATTTGGTGGCCTAACGAATAACGGATTTGTTTTCGCGATTAATGTTCTAGGCATCATTATCTTTTTCTCTGCACTGATCTCGGGTTTGTACCACATTGGTTTTATGCCAAAGGTGATCAACCTTATTGGTGGTGCGCTGCAGAAGTTCCTGGGTACAGGCCGTGCGGAGTCACTGTCTGCAACGGCGAACATCTTTGTTGGCATGATTGAAGCGCCATTGGTGGTTAAGCCTTACTTGAAGCACATGACGGATTCTCAGCTGTTTGCCGTGATGGTATGTGGTTTGGCTTCTGTTGCTGGTGGCACGCTAGTGGGTTATGCATCGCTTGGTGTAGACCTTAACTACTTGATCGCTGCGGCATTCATGTCGGCGCCTGCTGGCCTGTTAATGGCTAAAATCTTAGTACCGGGTAGTCCAGATGACGCTCAAGAAAATATTGAGTCTGATGTAGAAATTCCACGAGCAACAAACGTTGTTGAGGCAATGGCTGATGGGGCTATGTCTGGACTTCGTATTGCCGTTGCTGTAGGTGCAACACTTCTTGCCTTTATCAGTGTGATTGCAATGCTGAATGGTTTACTCGGTATCGTTGGCGGTTGGTTTGGCGTAAACCTAAGCTTCGAACTTATCCTAGGTTATGTGTTCGCCCCCGTTGCATGGTTGATCGGTGTACCCTGGTCTGAGGCTGTGGTTGCAGGCTCGCTGATCGGGAACAAGATTGTTGTGAACGAGTTTGTGGCTTTTATCCAGTTAATGGATGCTAAAGAAGCACTGAGTGAACACTCGCAAGCGATCGTGACTTTCGCTCTATGTGGTTTTGCTAACATATCAACCATGGCGATTTTGATTGGTGGCTTGGGTAGTTTAGTTCCAGAGCGTCGCTCTTTCATCTCACAATACGGCTTCAAAGCAATTTGTGCTGGTGTGTTTGCTAACTTAATGAGTGCAGCGATTGCTGGTGTGGTACTTTCGCTTTAA
- the folD gene encoding bifunctional methylenetetrahydrofolate dehydrogenase/methenyltetrahydrofolate cyclohydrolase FolD — MTAQNIDGKLISQTVRSEVAARVKARTEAGLRAPGLAVVLVGEDPASQVYVGSKRKACEEVGFVSKSYDLPATATEDELLTLVDQLNQDPEIDGILVQLPLPAGIDSTHILERITPEKDVDGFHPYNVGRLAQRMPKLRSCTPKGIITLLDRYNIDLRGKHAVVVGASNIVGRPMTLELLLAGCTTTTCHRFTKDLEGHVRQADVVVVAVGKPNFIPGAWIKKGAVVVDVGINRLESGKLVGDVEYDVAKESASFITPVPGGVGPMTVASLIENTMIACEQFHSK; from the coding sequence ATGACTGCTCAAAATATTGATGGAAAGCTAATTTCTCAAACGGTTCGCTCTGAAGTTGCTGCACGTGTAAAAGCTCGTACTGAAGCTGGATTACGCGCTCCGGGCCTAGCGGTTGTTTTAGTGGGTGAAGACCCTGCTTCTCAGGTTTACGTTGGAAGTAAGCGTAAAGCGTGTGAAGAAGTTGGCTTCGTATCTAAATCTTACGATTTGCCAGCCACTGCGACAGAAGATGAACTGTTAACATTAGTAGACCAACTTAACCAAGACCCAGAGATCGACGGTATTCTGGTTCAACTGCCTCTACCTGCTGGCATTGATAGCACTCACATTCTTGAGCGTATCACACCAGAGAAAGACGTGGATGGCTTCCACCCATACAATGTAGGTCGTTTGGCTCAGCGTATGCCTAAGCTTCGCTCTTGTACGCCAAAAGGTATTATTACGCTGCTTGACCGCTACAACATCGACTTACGTGGTAAACACGCGGTTGTTGTTGGCGCATCAAACATTGTAGGCCGTCCAATGACGCTAGAACTGCTTTTAGCAGGTTGTACGACGACGACTTGTCATCGTTTCACCAAAGACCTTGAAGGCCACGTACGTCAAGCAGACGTTGTTGTGGTTGCAGTAGGCAAGCCTAACTTCATTCCAGGAGCTTGGATTAAGAAAGGGGCTGTTGTGGTCGATGTTGGTATCAACCGTTTAGAATCTGGCAAGCTAGTGGGTGACGTTGAATACGATGTCGCTAAAGAGAGCGCAAGCTTCATCACCCCAGTACCGGGGGGGGTCGGCCCAATGACGGTTGCGAGCCTAATCGAGAACACAATGATCGCTTGTGAGCAGTTTCACTCGAAGTAA
- the aroC gene encoding chorismate synthase, giving the protein MAGNSIGQHFSVTTFGESHGIALGCIVDGCPPGLEITEADLQRDLDRRRPGTSRYTTARREADEVKILSGVFEGQTTGTSIGLLIENTDQRSKDYSEIKDKFRPGHADYTYHQKYGVRDYRGGGRSSARETAMRVAAGAIAKKYLKQAFGVEIQAYLSQMGDISIDKVDWNEIENNAFFCPDVDKVPEFDQLIRDLLKEGNSIGAKIQVVATKVPVGLGEPIFDRLDADIAHALMSINAVKGVEIGDGFDVVNQRGSEHRDSLTPEGFSSNHAGGILGGISTGQDIVASIALKPTSSITVPGDTITKEGEATQLITKGRHDPCVGIRAVPIAEAMLAIVLLDHLLRHRGQNFGVTTETPQI; this is encoded by the coding sequence ATGGCAGGAAACAGTATCGGACAACATTTCAGCGTGACCACGTTCGGAGAAAGTCACGGTATCGCACTAGGATGTATCGTAGATGGGTGCCCACCAGGATTGGAAATTACTGAAGCAGACCTTCAAAGAGATTTGGATCGTCGTCGCCCCGGTACTTCTCGCTATACAACGGCTCGCCGTGAAGCGGATGAAGTAAAGATTTTATCCGGTGTATTTGAAGGCCAAACTACGGGAACTTCTATTGGTCTATTGATTGAAAATACAGACCAACGCTCTAAAGACTATTCCGAAATTAAAGACAAGTTCCGTCCTGGGCACGCCGACTATACGTACCACCAAAAGTACGGTGTGCGTGATTACCGAGGTGGAGGTCGTTCTTCTGCTCGTGAAACCGCAATGCGTGTTGCCGCAGGTGCAATTGCGAAGAAATATCTTAAACAAGCATTTGGTGTTGAAATCCAAGCTTACCTTTCTCAAATGGGTGATATCTCTATTGATAAAGTGGATTGGAACGAGATTGAAAACAACGCTTTTTTCTGTCCTGATGTCGACAAAGTACCGGAATTTGATCAACTGATTCGTGACTTGCTAAAAGAAGGTAATTCTATTGGTGCGAAGATTCAAGTGGTTGCGACTAAAGTGCCGGTGGGTCTTGGTGAGCCAATCTTTGATCGTCTAGATGCTGATATTGCGCATGCTCTAATGAGCATCAATGCTGTAAAAGGTGTTGAGATTGGCGATGGCTTCGATGTGGTTAATCAACGTGGTAGTGAACACCGTGATTCATTAACGCCTGAAGGGTTCAGTAGCAATCATGCTGGCGGTATCTTAGGTGGTATCTCTACTGGGCAAGATATTGTGGCAAGCATCGCGCTTAAGCCGACATCAAGCATTACGGTTCCTGGTGACACAATCACGAAAGAGGGTGAAGCAACGCAGCTAATCACCAAAGGTCGTCACGATCCATGTGTTGGTATCCGTGCGGTGCCGATTGCTGAAGCAATGCTGGCTATCGTGTTGCTTGACCACTTGCTACGCCATCGCGGTCAAAACTTTGGTGTGACAACGGAGACACCACAAATCTAG
- a CDS encoding trimeric intracellular cation channel family protein, protein MLLSVLYIIGITAEAMTGALSAGKQKMDWFGVMLVASATAIGGGTVRDILLGHYPLGWVENPEFLAITCVAGVVTTGLAKWVIKLKGLFIRLDALGLIVFSIIGTKVAMTMGLHPMICMVSALVTGVFGGLLRDLICRQTPLVLHEELYASIALIASGLYLGLLEFGINDVTATIVTLVVGYLLRMAAVRFKWRLPSFQLDSESSVH, encoded by the coding sequence ATGCTACTAAGTGTTTTGTATATCATTGGCATCACGGCAGAAGCCATGACCGGCGCTCTCAGTGCTGGCAAACAAAAAATGGATTGGTTTGGTGTAATGCTAGTTGCGAGTGCAACGGCAATTGGCGGCGGTACAGTGCGAGACATACTACTCGGCCATTACCCTTTAGGTTGGGTTGAAAATCCAGAATTTTTGGCTATCACTTGTGTCGCTGGCGTCGTCACGACAGGCCTGGCGAAGTGGGTCATCAAGCTAAAAGGCTTGTTCATTCGTTTGGATGCACTAGGCCTAATTGTATTCAGCATCATTGGTACTAAGGTAGCGATGACAATGGGTCTGCACCCAATGATTTGCATGGTATCAGCCTTGGTTACCGGTGTATTTGGTGGCTTATTACGCGACCTTATCTGTCGCCAAACGCCATTGGTTCTGCACGAGGAGTTATATGCCTCTATCGCGCTTATCGCTTCAGGTTTGTACCTAGGTTTACTTGAGTTTGGTATCAACGACGTAACCGCGACCATCGTCACACTTGTGGTTGGTTACTTGCTGCGTATGGCTGCAGTGAGATTCAAATGGCGCTTACCGTCGTTCCAACTTGATTCTGAAAGTTCAGTGCATTAA
- a CDS encoding elongation factor P hydroxylase, which produces MTHQYSDLIDIFNQTFFESFNTKLELGDDEPIYLPADDTIPHHRIVFARGFYASALHEIAHWCVAGSERRLLEDFGYWYEPDGRTESVQAEFEKVEIRPQAYEWIIAMSAGFPFNVSCDNLHGDFEPDRLAFMNKVHSEVMGIFEVGLPPRVKMLSEALRSFYDVEPLCASQFIVK; this is translated from the coding sequence ATGACGCACCAATACTCAGACCTTATCGATATTTTTAATCAGACCTTTTTTGAAAGCTTTAATACCAAATTAGAGCTAGGTGATGATGAGCCGATCTATTTGCCTGCTGATGACACTATTCCACACCATCGAATTGTCTTTGCACGTGGTTTTTATGCTTCTGCTTTGCACGAAATTGCACACTGGTGTGTTGCTGGCTCTGAACGTCGGTTGCTGGAAGATTTTGGCTATTGGTATGAACCTGATGGTCGAACGGAATCGGTTCAAGCTGAGTTTGAAAAAGTAGAAATTCGCCCACAAGCGTATGAATGGATCATTGCGATGAGCGCAGGCTTTCCTTTTAATGTCAGCTGTGACAATCTACACGGCGATTTTGAGCCAGATCGTTTGGCCTTTATGAATAAAGTACACAGCGAAGTCATGGGGATCTTCGAAGTTGGCCTTCCGCCTCGCGTAAAAATGCTCTCTGAAGCATTACGCAGCTTCTACGATGTAGAACCTTTATGTGCTAGCCAATTTATTGTGAAATAA
- a CDS encoding YfcL family protein has product MIIEFEEKLLEVIDARIENASEDELFAGGYLRGHISLSVASCEEEGIEDVAEVKARIEKSLDDARSELTPADRTIVNDLWVELQNQA; this is encoded by the coding sequence ATGATTATCGAATTTGAAGAAAAACTACTTGAAGTAATTGATGCTCGCATTGAAAACGCATCAGAGGACGAACTGTTTGCCGGTGGTTACTTACGTGGTCATATTTCTCTTTCAGTGGCTTCATGTGAAGAAGAAGGCATTGAAGACGTGGCTGAAGTTAAAGCCCGCATCGAGAAGAGCCTAGATGACGCTCGCTCTGAACTAACGCCTGCAGATCGCACTATTGTTAATGACCTTTGGGTTGAGCTGCAAAACCAAGCTTAA
- a CDS encoding NADPH-dependent FMN reductase, which yields MKVIAFGASTSSTSINKTLATYAANLIEGAEVKVLNINDYNVPMFSEDTEKEIGQAEGAQAFLRDLAEADAFVISFAEHNGHYPAAYKNLFDWATRIERSVFGEKPAVYLATSPGPGGAQTVLGAATGSASFFGGNVKASLSVPNFYDNFDFESGAISNEEIAQQIKDAVAKL from the coding sequence ATGAAAGTTATCGCATTCGGCGCAAGCACAAGCTCTACCTCTATCAACAAAACTCTAGCAACTTACGCAGCTAACTTGATTGAAGGTGCTGAAGTAAAAGTCCTAAACATCAACGACTACAACGTTCCTATGTTCAGTGAAGACACTGAAAAAGAGATTGGCCAAGCGGAAGGTGCTCAAGCATTCTTGCGTGATTTAGCAGAAGCGGATGCGTTTGTTATCTCTTTTGCCGAACATAACGGTCACTACCCAGCGGCATATAAAAACCTATTTGATTGGGCAACACGTATTGAGCGTTCAGTGTTTGGCGAGAAGCCAGCGGTTTACTTAGCGACATCTCCGGGCCCTGGCGGCGCACAAACGGTACTTGGCGCGGCAACGGGGTCTGCATCATTCTTTGGCGGCAACGTGAAGGCTTCACTATCAGTGCCAAATTTCTATGATAACTTTGACTTTGAGTCCGGCGCTATCAGCAACGAAGAGATTGCTCAGCAGATCAAAGACGCGGTTGCTAAGCTGTAA